A region from the Bradyrhizobium erythrophlei genome encodes:
- a CDS encoding GCG_CRPN prefix-to-repeats domain-containing protein: MFAIIATIGPASAADGCGPGCHSSQYGACVVDGWERAAPVWNECPAGAHPRPPCGGDYTWSKRIRVCIEK; this comes from the coding sequence ATGTTCGCGATCATTGCAACCATTGGCCCGGCCAGCGCCGCGGATGGCTGCGGCCCCGGCTGCCATAGTTCGCAGTACGGCGCTTGCGTGGTGGATGGCTGGGAGAGAGCCGCCCCCGTCTGGAACGAATGCCCCGCCGGGGCTCATCCTCGTCCGCCGTGCGGAGGCGATTACACCTGGAGCAAGCGCATCCGGGTCTGTATCGAGAAATGA
- a CDS encoding dihydrofolate reductase family protein has protein sequence MSPYKPQVICLMASSVDGRTLHSRWRPKAVAGELFERVHDELAGDAWLVGRVTGQEFAKGKPYPASAKESFPREPWFARRDAKAHGVVLDARGKIAWGRSEIGGDPIVVVLTEAVADAHLAGLRSEGVSYFFAGKSELDLALALDILHRELGVKRLLLEGGGGTNGAFLRAGLIDEFNLVLCPAVDGAKGAPSVFDSTEAEADHRAPVTSMNLESSRTLDGGAMLLRYRIHNGLAEAAVGR, from the coding sequence ATGAGCCCTTACAAACCACAGGTCATCTGCCTCATGGCCTCTAGCGTCGACGGTCGAACGCTCCACAGCCGCTGGCGTCCCAAGGCCGTGGCTGGGGAGCTGTTCGAACGCGTGCACGACGAACTCGCCGGCGACGCCTGGCTGGTCGGCCGCGTCACGGGACAGGAGTTCGCGAAGGGCAAGCCGTACCCGGCGTCGGCGAAAGAGAGTTTTCCGCGTGAGCCCTGGTTCGCGCGGCGCGACGCGAAGGCTCACGGGGTGGTGCTGGACGCGCGCGGCAAGATCGCCTGGGGCCGCTCCGAGATCGGCGGCGATCCGATCGTGGTCGTGCTGACGGAGGCGGTGGCGGACGCGCATCTGGCCGGCCTGCGCAGCGAGGGCGTGTCGTACTTCTTCGCCGGAAAGTCGGAGCTCGATCTCGCGCTTGCGCTGGACATCCTCCATCGCGAGCTCGGGGTGAAGCGGCTGCTGCTCGAAGGAGGAGGCGGGACCAACGGCGCCTTCCTGCGCGCGGGACTGATTGACGAGTTCAACCTGGTGCTCTGTCCGGCCGTGGACGGGGCGAAGGGCGCGCCGAGCGTGTTCGACTCGACGGAGGCGGAGGCCGACCATCGCGCCCCCGTCACCTCGATGAATCTGGAGAGCAGCCGGACCCTGGATGGGGGCGCGATGTTGCTGCGCTACCGGATTCACAACGGGCTCGCGGAAGCCGCAGTGGGTCGATAA
- a CDS encoding flavin monoamine oxidase family protein produces the protein MSRPTPDHIVVIGAGAAGLMAARELGRAGKRVTLLEARDRCGGRIDPLSAAEFGYPAEGGAEFIHGEAPVTRALLREAGISLLPIEGRQWRVEGGGLSRESAAELHEAELHKALRDLKDDVAVAEFLRRHFAGPEYARLRHSIERMVEGYDAADPERASTLALRDEWMGGGRGTQNRIAGGYGALIDFLLAECRSHGAEIHLGAVVTAIDVAGGGAMVRCADGDTHACDCVVLTAPLPVLRDITLPPTERERAAAAADIGFGNVIKILTRFETRWWLDGRKDLADLSFLLSDARIPVWWTQHPADLPVLTGWFGGPKTQVMAELGEQELIQAGLASLAGIFGVSAEHIARDLVAALAINWAHDPFARGAYSYATPETRAAQSVLSGFDGGAILFSGEALYRGRDMGTVEAALTSGRDTARTILGR, from the coding sequence ATGTCCCGACCGACCCCGGACCACATCGTCGTCATCGGCGCTGGCGCTGCAGGCCTGATGGCCGCCCGTGAACTCGGACGCGCGGGCAAGCGCGTGACCCTCCTGGAAGCGCGCGACAGATGCGGCGGCCGCATCGATCCGCTTTCGGCTGCCGAGTTCGGCTACCCCGCGGAAGGCGGCGCCGAGTTCATCCACGGCGAGGCGCCCGTCACGCGCGCGTTGCTGCGCGAGGCGGGAATTTCGCTGCTGCCGATCGAAGGGAGACAGTGGCGCGTCGAAGGCGGGGGACTGTCGCGCGAGAGCGCCGCGGAACTTCATGAGGCCGAGCTTCACAAGGCGCTGAGGGATCTCAAGGACGACGTGGCGGTCGCCGAATTTCTGAGACGGCATTTCGCCGGCCCCGAATATGCCCGGTTGCGGCATTCGATCGAACGGATGGTCGAAGGCTACGACGCGGCCGATCCCGAGCGGGCCAGCACGCTGGCGCTTCGGGACGAGTGGATGGGCGGGGGACGGGGCACGCAAAATCGCATCGCCGGCGGCTACGGCGCTCTCATCGATTTTCTGCTGGCGGAGTGCCGCAGCCATGGCGCAGAAATCCATCTCGGCGCGGTCGTGACAGCCATCGACGTCGCCGGGGGTGGCGCGATGGTCCGCTGTGCCGACGGCGATACTCATGCGTGCGATTGCGTCGTCCTCACGGCGCCCCTTCCTGTTCTCCGAGACATCACACTTCCGCCGACGGAACGCGAGAGAGCGGCGGCAGCCGCAGACATCGGCTTTGGCAATGTCATCAAGATCCTGACGCGCTTCGAAACGCGCTGGTGGCTCGACGGACGAAAGGATCTCGCCGATCTCTCATTCCTGCTTTCGGACGCGAGGATCCCGGTCTGGTGGACGCAGCATCCCGCCGACCTTCCCGTGCTCACGGGCTGGTTCGGGGGCCCGAAGACGCAAGTGATGGCCGAGCTCGGCGAGCAGGAATTGATACAAGCAGGGCTTGCGTCGCTCGCCGGCATCTTCGGCGTGTCTGCCGAACATATCGCGCGAGATCTGGTCGCGGCGCTGGCGATCAATTGGGCGCACGATCCCTTCGCGCGGGGTGCCTATTCCTATGCGACGCCGGAAACGCGCGCAGCCCAGTCGGTGCTTTCAGGTTTCGACGGCGGGGCCATCCTGTTTTCCGGCGAAGCGCTTTACCGCGGGCGTGACATGGGGACGGTCGAAGCGGCGCTGACCAGTGGCAGGGATACGGCGCGAACCATCCTGGGCCGATAG